The Mercenaria mercenaria strain notata chromosome 6, MADL_Memer_1, whole genome shotgun sequence genome contains the following window.
GGCGTGAAAATTATCTGGATCTGATTGATAATTTTTGAATAGTCAGATCAATGACGGAATATATTGACTCACCCTCATATATCTTCAATACATTTACAAAATTGCATCGGTTCAACAGCCCATTTTAAAGCATTTACCATCTGAACAGCAAttcaaacacaataaaatatttcagaagcATCAAAACACGACCAAGTAGATGAATTTCGGCAAGTACTAAGGAGTAATTAAATATGCATCTTAGTGTCGGGCGAAGTTTTAACCCACCATTAAGCACTTGAATACTGTTATGACACCTGGGTAGCAGAACAAAGTTATTCACAACAtctgtttttcatattttaatgcaaattatacaaatttcatTAACAGATATGTTTAAAGCATATTAATTTCACTGCTTGTTGTCTGGCgatgcacacgcacacacacacgcaaacgcacacacatacacacacaacaAACATTATGATGTTTCCGTTCATGAAATGATCTCGGTACAGTTTCAGACTCAGTAATACCAAGATATGATGAGTAGTTCTTGTGTTGTTTATCTTTCCCGTATTATACTCCACTGTTTGTATCTTAACGACTTATCCATTCACAAATACATAAAGTAGTCTACATATATGGAATTTTGCGGCGTTGTTTCTTGCTCTGATATTGAGGGATATCATATAGCAGCGAAGAGCATCTTTAATTCGCTTTTCCTGTTCCATGCATTGTCCCAGTAAATTCAGTGCCGTTTCTCTGTGTTGGAGGTTTCGTTCTGTATCAATCACTGCGACGAAATTTGAGAGTGCCCAATGTTGATCTGCTACTCTATGAAAGTGACCATATATTTTGTATTGCAGGAAGTAGAGGTAAGGGAGTGAATCGACTACTGCCCAGTCCATCCAGAAGTCAGTGTTTGGGTCCCTATCGAGGATGTCTTCTTGTGTAGATCGAAACATTTCATATTGTAGCTGTCGTGGAACACAGCACATTTCATACCGAGTGAATCTAACACAAAACGCTATGATATGTTTAATGAGTTCTTCATTTCCAGagttacatttatttatgaattctGGTCTTAAGCAAGGCGCGCCTTGAGAAAAACATCCGCAGATAGGTTCAACCGTGTTCAGGTAAtacttttcttcaatatttctcaGCACAAACTCAGCCCTTTCCATATCTCCTGCACAGTATAAAGCAGACGCAAGTTTCAGTTTCCCGGATGACACGTCAGAATTCAGACCTGCTGATAACCATGAAAGTGCTTCTGGGGATATACTTTCAGTCATGTGAATGTCCTGAGATGCTATCACAGATCCCAGTGAAGAGGACAGTGGAGCTAATAACAGCACAAACGCAGACTTTTCTAAACTATTCAAATCCATTTCTCTGTATAAACTAGTGAGTTTAAACATCAAATTTGATAATGTAACATGCATCATTCCATTTTCATCACGCATCAGTTCTCTTAGAAGTTTTTGGTGATTGGAAGTTATATAGGTGCTCATATCGATCAAAAGCCGATATGAAATTATTGCACTTACTTCAGCTGGAGCTTGGTAAATAACATGCTGAAAAGCTTCATCCATGTTCATCTTCACCTGCAGTCTCCTACCAAGGTCATCAGTGGGAATCTCCAGCAGTGCACGACCATCACTTTGTATGATATTTTGTAAGAtttcaagaatattttgtttgttacgAGGAGAAATTCTTCTGGTCACCAGGTTGTTTTCTGGTATCATAAAATGAGGACAGTTTTCTTGTCTGACAAAATTCTGCAAAAGTTTAAGGCAGCATATCAAACACCAAAGTAAATTGGTTTGCTGCCAGTTAtttgaaattgtattttgtatacaatgaaataaaacagttttacacatgTAACTTGAAAGGACATCATTACACTGAggatttatgaatgttttaagaatcatcTTCATGAGGATGTAACATCTTATTTGTGTGATGTTTAAACTGAACATAAGACATCGCTCAGCCTGAACAGTAGAAATTCTCCATTCAATTTCCTCATACTGACCACTCTTACTGCTCACTGGTACTACAAAACATCCTGTAGTCTCACAATATCTCTTCATTTCTTCTGTAGGCCATCCACCTATACCACATCTTACTAACCAAGGTCGGGCTTCTACAGGCCATGATTTACAGTTATTTGCAGGAACAAAATCTTGATCTGCACAACCTGACCGTCCTTTTGACGATGATGCAGGACCATTTATTACACTTCCCGCAATATCAACtatattataaaatgtgttcttCATCAGCCATTTACCACCGCTGATTGTAAATCGTCTATCTAGTATATGTTCAGGTACGGGAATGGGTAGAGAAAGAGGCTCATCGTCCCTCAGACGTTGTAGAAGACAGTAGCCAGGCGACGTGGCATCATCCTTGATCATCAGCAGATTTTGTATGCCAGGTTTCCACTCACCCCAGTCTTGTATCACATGCATTTCGCTGCAAACGAGTATATCAATGTCTGAATTGAGCCCGTTTGTTGTCGATCCTTCGGACCTACTTCCAAAATGATATATGGGAGTTGGCCCATGCAGTGAACTGAATGTTGTGGTCAACATAGTTTCCATCAACAAGAACATCCTCCTCCTCTTCAATACCATTTTCTCATTTACGCCAATCTCACTGAGAACCTCAGACAGTTTCAATGATACTGTCCGGAAATAATCTGGATCTTTAGACATTCTGAAAAATGTAAGAGGTCAGTATTTACACGTTATCATTGATTACTTTGCACGAAAGCTACTGATTAAGCATGGTTCAATATAACATTTATCAATCTCTGTAAAATTCCTGTTGCTCCATTACTGAACTGATTGTGAAAAGAGGTTAATATCTAAAGCACAAAATAAATTTTCCATTACATAGTCGTGTAACATTTTAGCCATAATGAAATGTAATTATATGTACCGTTCATAATTAATATTGATGCACTTACCTTGAAtttaatatttcacaaaatatgcTTGAAATTATGACTCCCTGTTGTGAAAGACATATGAGAAAACGAAAAGTAGAAAATTCAGTCGGAAATTTTATCCAAATTTACTTCCTCTTTCGGTTTTATTCAACTAAGAGGAGTAATTCATCCACCTTATAAGACAAAACCAACTGCTCCTAATCCCCCTTTAAAGATACGCTTAGTATTTATATTACCCTGTCaaagaaaaatgtgtttaaacctcagcataaaagaaatattacacatttccTAATAGTAACGTATTTAAACGAAGCGCTAAGGCATGCACAGAAACGTAGACTGCATGTCCAGCGTAATGTTGTGTATTTGTAGAAGCTAGAATATCGATAACCAAGGGCCAACAATTTCGAGTCCATTATGTGTTGACTACCATCTCAGTgactcaaacattttaaccaaaaaaaagttCCATAAAAGTCAGACAGGATCAAACAATATCAGACATGACCCTTGACCCAAACAGAGTTATCAATATCTTAGAGATAGGGACCAGTGTCCTGTTACTACTTTGTTTCATTGGGGTATTttttctgccaaataaaaaaatattatttaatacatGGCCTAGACAAAATCATACAATGTCATGACTTTTTACTCCCATTACGACTTTGACTTCTGAGACGGGGGCCTTTGGTCGCGTACGACACTCTGTCTTATTTAGACACATATTTattcccccaccccacccccaccccgctccgaaaaaaaaaaagaaagaaaaaaagattgtTCCATGCTTGCCAAAGCTACGATCCATACTAGctgtaaaataacatttaagcCCCAAGAACTTGACTTACTATGTCGAGCTAGCCGCAACAGTCACATTGGCAAATATGTCTTGATAAACTTTTCCATAAATATCATATTACAAACTACAATTGTATTACACTGTAAAATTCATATTTATGATCAATATGTTTTTTATTCACAGTATGATGATGTTTCAATTGAGGTACTAAATTGCTACTTCATATGTACAGTTCTGGCATCAATTTTAGTTTTAGCGGCCATTATGATAGTAACAAATACATATACCatacaaatattttgcattcttgaTAATTAACGTAACTACATATTATCAAAGGGGAGTAATATTTGGATTTTTGtagcaatttttaaaatcagCATCAGTACAAACAACGAATTCTCCAGTCTGGTATGAAAGAATATAAGGATCTGCCTGAGTAaagtaaaaatgttatcatgaaATGAGAAGCCTGGCGTTATAAGGGGACAATGTTACAAAGGAAGTCattcttttattctatttattatattatttgtaaCTACTCGGGTTTCTTTAACTATTGTTTTTGATCAACTGACCGATTCCGCATATCAGAAAATAAGGAACAGTGGACAAAACTTTGCCCATGACATTGTGGTAAGGCGCTCGATGTTTAAGTAATTTTGATCCCGCAAAAATGAAGAATTCTGTACAACAAactaaagttcataattatttatttaggttgattgtgaagcaagttccaATACTTATATTAATCACCcgcgacacctcattcctgatgtaatccatcgccatgagggtatgagagaaagaagccagtttcccttttaatgctgagcgcctagCAAGGGAGCTAAAGTGCTGTTAGTCCGaaactttaactaaaaacaaAGTACTTAAAGTTTTTACCAgcatgaaataatatattttgctgGATATAGAGTCACGCCGACAATATTTATATCTTATGGCGACTTGaccagctattgatggtgaaggAATAACCCAGGTGTCCCTCAAGAGATTGTTTCAGTCACTTGTGGGAACCTGggggtagaaccaccaatctttCGTAAGCCCAGTTAACCAGTTGTATAGCTCCCTTACAAGAAAAGTCCTACATCGCAAGCGAGGTATCAAGTCACATTGATGAGGTGCAAGTTATATGACCTCAGTCATCTTTACCACTTGGCCTAGGAGCAACTCAAAAGTACACATGGTTAAATTAAATGTTGTCCGTATATTATGTGAATTTTACTGAATTCTTTTGACATTAGGTatacaaatatattaaagaatattCATTAAAATCCATAAATATATGGATATCGATTAATTTACGAGAATATGAAATATGAGTAATATAGGGAGGAACTCGGGGCTAAGTAAGATTTGGTCCAAGTAATTGGTTTTGTCACAGAGACATCGTTAAGATGTTTGTTGGCATTTGGTTGGACATTTAAATAATAATCAAACTGGAGCACCTTATGAATGAGGCTGGGCGAAATGGAACATTATAAACTGTAAATTAATTATACAATTTGATTTCCCAACATCATATTCTGTTCTTAAGACACTTGGAGCAGAAGTTATACACAACGCACTAAAGagagataaaataattatatctaCCTGCTCCAGAAAGTAAACACTTTTGTCCCTTGAAAATAATCAGTGTTACATCGCGTCATGATGTGTCTAATTACAGGTATGCATTTCATGGATAACAACATATCAATACAATAGCTGAATATTTTGATTACTCGTAACAGCAGTTAGGATATCATACTAGTGTTGCAAGCCAGTGCCAAGAAGAAAGTGGACTAAATAGCATAAAACCAGCGATAGGTACATTTCGGTATATTATGACATGTTAATTACGTAAGAAAAAGCATGGATTATATAATGTGTATCATTATCGaaaattttcaatgtaatttctgAGATTTGGATTAGAATTCAATGACATTTGTTGAATAGTTTAATTGGCAGAGATTATATCAAAGTGTCACTTATATTACATATAAAGAACATGAACTAGTATTAGGTAAAGGAAAGCGGaaagcggacgcagtggtccagtggtaacactgttcgAGCCTCCGGTCCTCCAACTAAAAATACTAAAATTGAGGTAAGAGTctcgtgtatgggtgctttacatctggcacgctaaagaaccaggaaagcttctggaattggagtgtcttctgtatcttgcactatccgcCTACTAACATTcgtaacagtcttctggaggagtcgcccatatgggctaccggtggcgactataaataagcttacatacacaCACACTTAGGTAAAGGATAAAAAAAGTGATACGAATTAGGCTCCCGAAAGTAAAAACAAACCTTAAacgtaatataaaaaatatcaactgTCCTAATTACACTGGCTTCTTAGTTTAAACTGAAAGGGTTTTTGTTGTCTACATCCAACTTTATATTGCAATGAACTGCTTTGTCGATAAGTAGATAactcacatgcatagttttgctACCGACACAAGTAGCGAGACTCTCGTCAGTGTATCTGTTATGGCCGTCCAATGAGAAATAACAATGTGAATTCGGATACGTTctgaaatgaatataaaaataggGATAAACTCGTTAATCAATGGGAAATAAAAGTGTGAACACGGATGTAAAGGACACATTCGGAAATGACTATAAAATATGGAGAATCTCGTTGGCCGCGCAATGGGAAATAACAATGTGAATTCGATATAAAGACCATACTCGGAAATGACTATAAAATATGGAGAATCTCGTTGACCGTCCAATCGGAAATAACACGGATGTAAAAGACATATTCAAAAGAACATAAAGACTGTTTgatgaaagttttgaatttttcgGAGAGCCAAAACATCTTTCACATTGGTTATAAGAATGTTAGAATGTTATGTGCATGTCGTCACGCCCAAGTGATCGTTTATCAGAATGAGGAAGTTAAAATACCAAggttagtttttattttttgtttgttaagtttaaatgagTCATTGAAACAATGCTGTTACCGGATATACGTTTCGTAGTAATTGTCAATAGGGAGTAACAGAATGAACTGGCAATGATAATATGTGTGCAATACCATGTTATTTATCTTTTAATGTCTGGTGGTCAGCGTTTAATTTTTTTGAGATGCATGAAGTATCCGAAGGTATATTTCAGCAATGAGGTAATGTGTCGTGCATTCATGACGGAATGTACTCCTAGGACTGCATGAAAAAAAGCTATGCCATAGATATATGATTActgcgatgatgatgatgatgaagatgattattattatcatcattattattattatcgatTGCTACTTTATTGTATTATAGTTTTCTTATTTTTGATGTCTAACTCAGCAGCAGTCTTTCAGTGGCGTGTTACGGtttttttaactaagtcatgTTTAACATTCTTTACTTTTGGGATCATGAGTCAATTCATCTGTAACGGGGGCGTGGTATAAAGCACATTTTCATGAAGTCTGTTATTGTATTGTTTGGCTGCATTCTATTGATCTTAGATGTCATTATCGAACACAACAGCAGTTAGCAAGTGCAAAAGTGGCTGTTCTGTAAAACTTTCCGTTATTTGGACCCATTTCGCCGACGTTCAGTCCATATAACTGTGAACAGAATGCCTAGAATACATTAATAggagtgttgcatatttcataacaTGCATGAAACAGACTCGACAAACCAGTATGCTTCGTTGCATTGTACACTTCTAAATTATCTCCTGGGGCTTTAATATTGATCTTATTCTGTATAAACCACTAGTAGATGGCCTTTCGGTATATcatgttttgttgcatttaacgaATCAACTTTCATATGTTGTATTATTTCAGATTACTGCCATTAACGACTAACAGTCAATGGTGTGAATGTTTCATTACTGTGAATCTGGTTTCGAGATCATGGCATAAAAGTCGTCTGGGATAAAAGTTTAGCTTACATTATGGTATATGAACCGCCAAGTATGTACATTTCTTGTAACAAAAACAAGTGGAAGAAAGTTCTTAAGACTTATAGTTAGTTTCTAGATGAGGTATTTAAAACCTGATTCGAAATTTATAATGTAATTTAAGATCAAGCTTATCGTCTgtaatgagaaaaaaaacttgGTATTAAAGGTATAGTAgattgaaaatataaacattttctaCATAGATGAAGTTAATTCAACATTCATACATAACGTGAATAATACTCGTACACACGGTCTAGGTCAACATGACCGTGAGTATTATTAATTTGTCGATCTTAGATTATACATGATTTCCTGCAAAAATGCATCTCATTGTGACAAATAAGTTTGTTGTATTTAGTCTGACAAAATGTTATGATAACAattgaaacatttacatttacataattatagatTTCGTAAATATATACTCGACATGTTTatgtatataaacatatttatgcAGTAGTTTTAAAGTAGTATGGTACAcgtaatatttacatgtatagctAAGCGCAGTATAAATGTTGTTCccgcatgacatttaattatggaTGGAGCTCTACATAcataattaaggtagttctgcacgcttAATTACCCGTAGCTGACGCTTTAACGTCATTTACCCAGAAAACCTAGAATAATGCCTGTTATCCGTTATACGGGTAGAATGAATGTTGTTCTTATCTCAtgtattaaatgttaaaaaatcagcTCTACTGTCTTTCTTAAGGTTATTTTTGACAATATGAAGGTTTTGATGTAATGattcaaaacataaattttaaataagCATCGATGTAAGGACTCCAATTGATATTTGGCTATTTAGTGCCACATGAATCTATACATTCATTTTGCCATATGATTGAAAATAGGTAATTCAACAACTATGAGCAGTAATTTTAGAATATACAAAGTAGAACTTTTTCTATACATAAAAACGTCAAAATAGTGCATTTTTTCCTTAGAAATGACCAGAGGACAAATGTTTTTAATCGGTTATACGAAAAATCAAGCACAAGACCCTGTCTTTTTCCATCGGATGATATTCTTTCGGATACAATGATGCTTTGAAAAAtatgatttaataaaattctacattgtagaaaatatttgtttcgaaagtacagaactaccttaatttataaatttagtaattttgatgaagatttttttacatttgaagtaGATATCTTAAGCGAAAACGggaattagatatacatgtatgctaTATCTATAATGAAAGCATTAAGAAACCCTAGGTGTTGTTTTTGCACATTTTTATCTAATGTGTTGATGTTGATTTTTACAAATCTTGTTCAAAAGGCAATATAGATATGGTGTAgatatcgtttttttttattttactaatgATTGATTGTAGGGTAAAAGATTGCGATATAACATGGCGTAATTTGACTGTTATAATACCACAGCGATAAGTCAAAACACTTTTTAATTGcgttaaatataatataaattgttgttttatcTATTTGATTTAATTCGAGCACCAAACTATACTTTTTAATACACAGTTATGTTTTCCTCATTATACGAATGAGAAAATCATCCATCCTGATATGATTTCAATaattaatattgttttgtttaaaagaattaGGCTACTCTCAttatcatgttttgtttttgcattcAACAGTATTTAAAACTGATAAGTGAAACATAACCACTTCTAACCACTTCACCGTTGGTATCACAATTGAAAGTTTTTTCCTTGCTACAATACGTCTTAACCTCAAAACAACTCACACACTCACAACGCATTCCCGAAACTATTTTTATCCCGTATTATTACATAAGTACTTAAGCTGGTAAGGATAGTCCTTCAAAATGTCTTACAAGTTACTTATCTTGGTATCTCAATATCACAGTAAACTTCCAATGTTTAACCTGAATTTCCATCTGTCATTGCAAAAGTACTACAGGCTGTAATTCGTTTTTTGTACCTTTACCTTCTGTCCTTAACCTTGTATACCACTATCACGATATACTCCCAACATTCTTTGAAATACAAATCTCAATCTGTTATTGCATACTTAAATGTATTAAGTATCACAGGTTTGGCAAGGACAACTTTTCATGATTTGAGAACATGATTATGGTCCTCCCGAGTAAAACTTACCGTCAAtgtcatatttgtttttatttcagtgctTGTATTATTCAATGACATAAAAGCTACTTGTTGCAGAAGAATAGTTTTTGACAATGTCGTTACAGTGCTTTCTTTGTACATTTGTACGTGTATTAATTTACTAAGAacgtgttttatatatatataaagaacttTAACGTATAGAGGTAAGAGAAAATTTAGTCTTAGTGTATATTTAAggagatatttttcattttcatccttaatgaataaattaaaatgaTACATATCGGCGAGTACAGACACTGCCTCAGTGAAAAAGCGTATGTCAACGACCAAATTCACGTCTTAGTGACAAAGTACACTCTCCGTCTACTCCGAACGTTCTATCACTCTATCTATGTACACATTGTTTCTTTGAAACAAACTTGTTGCAAGGCTATACTATATTAGAATGATAGACATGTTATCAAGTATCTTTGGTGAAAGATCAATAAGAGTGTCGAGTCTTATCCTTAAAGCATGCTGAAATACTGTCCATCCTCCTCCATCAGTGGTCATTTCCTAAAATTATCCATAATTGTGTtacattaaaaaattttgttgcgaaagagttatttttttcaaaatatctttacaatCTTTTTAATATTCTTTGTACAGGGTATACAAACTAATTAAATGAACTATAAACTATAAATTCTCAACATATTTACTTCAGAATGATAGACATACCGGCAAATACCACCGTTGGCTGTTTTATTCATAAAGCATACAAAATTTCCGTCAACACTGCACCCCCCCGCCTCCCTCACCTCTCCGCCAGTCTTGAATCCACagttttttcatattatatatactgAATGCGCAAGGCTGGACATCTTTTTTTCCAAATGTCTTAAAGTTTAAAGTCTACTTTCCTTATTCAGGcaataaaaactaaaacaaattgtACACAATAACATTTCATCATGTTTACGTTAGAATGATAGACATAGGGCAAGTATTATAAGTAACAGATTGTAATactatgaaaaaaatttaatatgtCTTCACCGTGAAGCTTACCCATGAAGGAAACTGAATTACGGTCCATCATTCACCTCTGGCGGCCATATCCTAGAAGAATCCATAATTACAAACACTAGGGCGCAcatttttatttggaaaaaatgtcataacaATATGTTTTCCTTGTATatgtaatgataaaataatttaatgatCTATATACTATAAAATCTCAACATAATCGTGTTGGAATGATAGACATACCGGCATTTACCATTGATGACAAATCATATGTCAAGTCTCATCCATCAAAAATATGGAGTTACCGTCCA
Protein-coding sequences here:
- the LOC123548488 gene encoding uncharacterized protein LOC123548488, with amino-acid sequence MSKDPDYFRTVSLKLSEVLSEIGVNEKMVLKRRRMFLLMETMLTTTFSSLHGPTPIYHFGSRSEGSTTNGLNSDIDILVCSEMHVIQDWGEWKPGIQNLLMIKDDATSPGYCLLQRLRDDEPLSLPIPVPEHILDRRFTISGGKWLMKNTFYNIVDIAGSVINGPASSSKGRSGCADQDFVPANNCKSWPVEARPWLVRCGIGGWPTEEMKRYCETTGCFVVPVSSKSGQYEEIEWRISTVQAERCLMFSLNITQIRCYILMKMILKTFINPQCNDVLSSYMCKTVLFHCIQNTISNNWQQTNLLWCLICCLKLLQNFVRQENCPHFMIPENNLVTRRISPRNKQNILEILQNIIQSDGRALLEIPTDDLGRRLQVKMNMDEAFQHVIYQAPAEVSAIISYRLLIDMSTYITSNHQKLLRELMRDENGMMHVTLSNLMFKLTSLYREMDLNSLEKSAFVLLLAPLSSSLGSVIASQDIHMTESISPEALSWLSAGLNSDVSSGKLKLASALYCAGDMERAEFVLRNIEEKYYLNTVEPICGCFSQGAPCLRPEFINKCNSGNEELIKHIIAFCVRFTRYEMCCVPRQLQYEMFRSTQEDILDRDPNTDFWMDWAVVDSLPYLYFLQYKIYGHFHRVADQHWALSNFVAVIDTERNLQHRETALNLLGQCMEQEKRIKDALRCYMISLNIRARNNAAKFHICRLLYVFVNG